In Topomyia yanbarensis strain Yona2022 chromosome 2, ASM3024719v1, whole genome shotgun sequence, one DNA window encodes the following:
- the LOC131683136 gene encoding uncharacterized protein LOC131683136: MAQLVDKSLGESKTKKKAKKNLLSRELAEEKARNALLLDELEKSRMQNAELLAGLNVSSAANINPVDNAAIDFDYGNRLCSTQHVTTPPSLDESRFLSSMNQLSVASINVPECKPIDDDDDIHRQSFESWKDLLIDCMKLAGIDDEFTKFTVFKVKAGARLLELFRNTKSQADDPDPDIKPFSNAMHRLKSYFGSGSDVMLMRRKLALMSQKPIESDLTFITRVGSTARLCEFDETKEFEEIVATVAEHARNRDVRTAALKMLSRKGCFTDLVDKVREIEAIRLNEEFVMRKHGKNEQTQVAYVTDSRQVNRRRFPEPYEMRRHNYRSAPMSRDRRSPQGRWVNRNSGSIRPSRAMKCWRCNSVFHTADVCNARDKTCNNCGRMGHIRRACRAQESIPTPKRTSDDQLESIPKIAAIEKEETNHEVEENVSEVLIN; the protein is encoded by the exons ATGGCGCAGTTGGTCG ATAAGTCGTTGGGGGAAAGCAAGACTAAGAAAAAAGCTAAGAAGAATTTGTTGTCTAGAGAACTAGCAGAAGAAAAGGCTAGGAATGCATTGCTCTTGGACGAATTGGAAAAGAGTCGTATGCAAAACGCGGAACTTCTCGCAGGATTAAATGTCTCATCGGCGGCAAATATCAATCCTGTTGATAACGCCGCAATTGATTTTGATTATGGAAATAGACTCTGCAGTACACAGCACGTAACCACCCCACCGAGTTTGGATGagtcacgatttttgtcatCCATGAACCAGCTTTCCGTTGCATCCATCAACGTACCGGAATGCAAACctattgatgatgatgatgatatacATAGACAGTCATTCGAGTCATGGAAGGATTTGCTTATCGATTGCATGAAGTTGGCGGGAATAGATGACGAGTTTACGAAATTTACGGTGTTTAAAGTGAAAGCCGGGGCTCGCCTGCTAGAGTTATTCCGGAACACAAAATCACAAGCAGATGATCCGGACCCGGACATCAAACCCTTTTCAAATGCTATGCACAGGCTCAAATCCTACTTCGGATCAGGCTCCGATGTAATGTTGATGAGACGCAAACTAGCACTAATGAGTCAGAAGCCAATTGAGTCTGACCTGACGTTTATCACTAGAGTTGGTTCTACTGCTCGCCTTTGTGAGTTTGACGAAACGAAGGAATTCGAAGAAATAGTTGCCACGGTTGCCGAACACGCTAGAAACAGGGATGTAAGAACAGCGGCATTAAAAATGCTCAGCCGCAAGGGATGCTTTACAGATCTCGTAGATAAAGTACGTGAAATCGAAGCTATAAGGCTGAATGAAGAATTTGTTATGAGAaaacatggcaaaaatgaacAAACACAAGTCGCGTATGTCACTGATTCAAGGCAAGTGAACCGCCGACGATTTCCAGAACCGTATGAAATGCGCAGACACAATTATCGCAGTGCTCCAATGTCAAGAGATCGACGGTCTCCGCAAGGCAGATGGGTTAACAGGAACTCGGGGTCTATCCGTCCTTCCCGCGCTATGAAATGTTGGCGATGTAATAGCGTGTTCCACACAGCAGACGTTTGTAACGCCAGGGACAAAACGTGCAACAACTGCGGTCGAATGGGACATATCCGACGTGCATGCCGCGCTCAGGAATCAATTCCGACACCAAAACGTACATCAGATGACCAACTGGAATCTATTCCGAAGATAGCTGCTATCGAGAAGGAAGAAACCAATCACGAAGTTGAGGAAAATGTGAGTGAAGTACTTATTAATTAA